One window of Rasiella rasia genomic DNA carries:
- a CDS encoding winged helix-turn-helix transcriptional regulator translates to MEHKFRCNCPITVAIDVIGDKWALVIVKQMLTEGKKTFKDFIESDEAIATNILSSRLKMLEEFKIITKDKLPDNKKTNIYTLTEKGVDLMPIIAELSLWSDKHIREFHPELYSGETLQIIKNDKEGFINKKIEDYKLENWK, encoded by the coding sequence ATGGAACATAAATTTAGATGTAATTGTCCTATAACTGTCGCGATTGATGTTATTGGCGATAAATGGGCTTTAGTTATTGTTAAACAAATGCTGACTGAAGGAAAAAAAACGTTTAAAGATTTTATTGAGAGTGACGAAGCTATTGCTACAAACATATTGTCTTCAAGATTAAAAATGCTTGAAGAGTTTAAGATTATCACAAAAGATAAACTGCCAGATAATAAAAAAACAAATATTTATACTTTAACCGAAAAGGGTGTAGACCTAATGCCCATAATAGCAGAGTTATCTCTTTGGAGTGATAAACACATTAGAGAGTTTCATCCAGAATTATATTCTGGTGAAACGCTTCAAATTATAAAAAACGATAAAGAAGGTTTTATTAATAAAAAAATTGAAGACTATAAGTTGGAAAATTGGAAATAG
- the gndA gene encoding NADP-dependent phosphogluconate dehydrogenase, translating to MIQSLEQRSLSQAKITLDPIGTPMTPQKSTIYFIMGVSGVGKSTIGAMLSEALKIPFFDGDDYHPTANVEKMTNGQPLNDDDRYDWLLALNTLAQTQEKRNSCIIVCSALKENYREILSNGVASPIQWIHLVGAFELVLDRIDARQNHFMPSNLLKSQFDTLEPPANAIEIDISLPPKEIVQQIMNELTSKTEFGLFGLGVMGKSLSRNLANNNFKISLYNRHVPNTEENVALHFKNAHPELSNALPFDNIETFVASIQTPRKIMLMVNAGKTIDYVIEDLLPHLEVGDILIDGGNSNYKKTKQRSEYLASKGIHFIGVGVSGGEEGALNGPSIMPSGLKKTYNTVAPFFEAIAAKDKNQLPCCTYIGPEGSGHFVKMVHNGIEYAEMQLLAEVVVILKELGNNPDEIATLLESWKVSASSYLLEITIDILRKKEEGDWLLHKIMDKAGNKGTGNWATIATAELGTPSSLIATALFARYTSFYKEDRVRFQKLYETEASAPKLSVDEVFKAYQFARIINHFQGIKLITEASKSFDWYINLSEVARIWTNGCIIRSALMEDLVEILKDDDTMLANQYIVQQIDALKSEARTTVAQCVLAEIPVPCLSEAINFFHSLTTAKSSANIIQAQRDYFGAHTYQRVDDTTGKMYHTNWK from the coding sequence ATGATTCAATCGTTAGAACAACGTTCATTGTCTCAAGCGAAAATCACTTTAGACCCTATAGGTACACCTATGACGCCACAAAAAAGTACGATATATTTTATAATGGGAGTTTCTGGTGTGGGTAAAAGCACCATTGGTGCAATGCTTTCAGAAGCATTAAAAATACCCTTTTTTGATGGAGACGACTACCATCCTACTGCCAATGTAGAAAAAATGACCAATGGGCAACCTCTTAACGATGATGATCGCTACGATTGGTTACTGGCGCTAAATACACTAGCACAAACTCAAGAAAAAAGAAATAGCTGTATCATCGTGTGCTCTGCACTCAAAGAAAACTACAGAGAAATACTATCTAATGGTGTGGCGTCACCTATTCAATGGATTCATTTAGTGGGTGCCTTTGAGCTTGTATTAGACCGAATAGACGCCCGCCAGAATCACTTTATGCCTTCAAATTTATTGAAGTCACAATTCGACACCTTAGAACCACCAGCAAATGCTATTGAAATAGATATCAGTCTCCCACCAAAAGAAATTGTACAACAAATTATGAACGAACTTACTAGTAAAACAGAATTCGGATTGTTTGGTCTGGGTGTTATGGGGAAAAGCTTGAGTAGAAACCTGGCCAACAATAATTTTAAAATTTCACTGTACAACAGACATGTTCCCAACACCGAAGAGAATGTTGCGCTACACTTTAAAAATGCACATCCTGAGCTGTCTAATGCACTTCCTTTTGACAATATTGAGACCTTTGTAGCCTCTATACAAACGCCTAGAAAGATTATGCTCATGGTGAATGCTGGCAAAACAATCGATTACGTGATTGAAGACCTTCTCCCCCATTTAGAGGTTGGAGATATACTTATTGACGGTGGAAATTCTAACTATAAAAAAACAAAGCAACGCTCAGAATACTTGGCGTCTAAAGGAATTCATTTTATTGGCGTAGGCGTTTCGGGTGGTGAAGAAGGTGCTTTAAACGGTCCATCGATTATGCCTAGTGGGTTAAAAAAAACATACAATACAGTAGCCCCGTTTTTTGAAGCAATCGCGGCAAAAGACAAAAACCAGCTTCCTTGTTGCACCTACATCGGGCCCGAAGGCAGTGGGCATTTTGTAAAAATGGTACACAATGGTATTGAATACGCCGAAATGCAACTGCTAGCAGAGGTTGTCGTGATTTTAAAAGAATTAGGGAATAACCCAGATGAAATAGCCACACTATTAGAATCATGGAAAGTTTCAGCAAGTAGCTATTTACTTGAAATTACCATAGACATTCTAAGAAAAAAGGAAGAAGGTGATTGGCTTCTACACAAAATTATGGACAAGGCAGGTAACAAAGGCACGGGTAACTGGGCCACTATAGCTACCGCAGAACTGGGCACACCAAGTTCTCTTATTGCCACTGCCCTATTTGCAAGATATACTTCCTTTTATAAAGAAGACCGCGTACGGTTTCAGAAATTGTATGAGACAGAAGCTAGTGCTCCCAAACTTAGTGTAGATGAAGTGTTTAAGGCATACCAATTCGCTAGAATTATAAATCATTTTCAAGGCATAAAACTAATTACAGAAGCTTCAAAGTCGTTCGATTGGTACATAAACCTTAGTGAAGTCGCGAGAATTTGGACCAATGGCTGCATAATTAGATCTGCGCTTATGGAGGATCTTGTTGAAATTTTAAAAGATGATGACACCATGCTGGCTAACCAGTACATTGTTCAGCAAATAGATGCTTTAAAATCTGAAGCGCGTACAACGGTTGCCCAGTGTGTTCTTGCTGAAATACCAGTTCCGTGTCTTAGTGAAGCAATTAACTTTTTTCATAGCCTAACCACAGCAAAATCTTCGGCAAATATCATACAAGCACAACGCGACTATTTTGGAGCACATACATACCAAAGAGTCGATGATACTACAGGTAAAATGTATCACACCAACTGGAAATAA
- a CDS encoding Nramp family divalent metal transporter codes for MSTAKKSFIKKIIALILSFGPGIFAIGYTIGTGSVTSMIVAGSSYGMQLLWVLLLSCLFSGVLMFAYGNYALISGETALYGFKKHIKGGKILAILIIVGITFGQWNSLMGILGISSNMLFEILAMNFEGLAPYKYETVLTIAILIIAIFYGIMMVGKYKFFEKVLVIFVTFMGLSFLLSLFFVYPLPADIAKGLIPSVPEVEGGKMMVAAFVGTTMAAATFLSRPLFIRGKGWTIANLKQQRNDSITAAVLVFIISAAIMAVACGALYYGGAPVTQVLDMANTLEPIAGNFAVAIFFFGTLSAGLSSIFPCLLIAPLLLADYQSGELDTTSKQFKIVTFIACLVALIVPVFGANPIKTQILTQVFNVFVLPIVVLGIILLVNNKKVMKGYKTSIWVNIGLFAALFFACVVSYTGVVAILDSM; via the coding sequence ATGTCTACCGCTAAGAAATCATTTATTAAAAAGATTATAGCCCTTATTTTAAGCTTTGGGCCAGGAATATTCGCTATTGGATATACCATAGGTACCGGGAGTGTAACGTCTATGATTGTCGCGGGTAGTTCGTATGGGATGCAATTATTATGGGTGTTACTCTTAAGTTGTCTTTTTTCGGGCGTTTTAATGTTTGCCTACGGAAATTATGCCCTAATTTCTGGAGAAACAGCGCTGTATGGCTTTAAGAAGCATATTAAGGGCGGAAAAATTTTAGCAATATTAATCATTGTTGGTATCACATTCGGGCAATGGAACTCACTTATGGGCATTTTAGGGATTTCTTCTAATATGCTCTTTGAAATTCTAGCAATGAATTTTGAAGGCTTAGCGCCTTATAAATACGAGACTGTGTTAACAATTGCCATACTAATCATAGCTATTTTTTATGGCATCATGATGGTAGGGAAATACAAATTCTTTGAGAAGGTATTAGTGATCTTTGTAACCTTCATGGGACTCTCATTTCTACTATCCCTATTTTTTGTGTATCCGCTTCCTGCAGATATTGCTAAAGGATTAATTCCTTCTGTACCCGAAGTTGAAGGTGGTAAAATGATGGTGGCAGCCTTTGTGGGTACAACCATGGCAGCTGCAACATTTTTGTCTAGACCTTTGTTTATAAGAGGTAAAGGTTGGACCATAGCTAATTTAAAGCAGCAAAGAAATGACTCTATAACTGCCGCCGTATTAGTCTTTATCATCAGCGCCGCAATTATGGCTGTTGCTTGTGGGGCATTGTATTATGGTGGAGCACCTGTAACACAAGTTTTAGACATGGCAAACACCTTAGAGCCTATTGCTGGAAATTTTGCCGTGGCAATATTTTTCTTCGGAACCTTAAGTGCAGGGTTGTCGTCTATTTTCCCCTGCTTATTAATCGCTCCCCTCCTACTTGCAGATTATCAGTCTGGTGAGTTAGACACTACCTCTAAACAATTTAAAATAGTAACATTTATAGCATGTTTAGTAGCCTTGATTGTTCCTGTTTTTGGTGCAAACCCCATAAAAACACAAATCTTAACTCAAGTCTTTAATGTGTTTGTATTACCCATTGTTGTTTTAGGAATTATCTTATTGGTAAATAATAAAAAGGTAATGAAAGGTTACAAAACAAGTATATGGGTAAATATAGGGCTGTTTGCAGCCTTATTCTTTGCCTGCGTTGTGTCGTATACAGGAGTAGTTGCTATTCTCGACAGTATGTAA
- a CDS encoding SDR family NAD(P)-dependent oxidoreductase has translation MSTLKGKVAVVTGGSRDIGRAICVKLAKEGAKVVVNYLNSESDKDETLAAIKAVGGEAIAVRCDVSKQEDIDHMVAETKKAFGDTVDVLVNNAGGLFARKTVEELDEKFYNLVMDVNFKGTVFVTQAFKPVMKKGSSIVNLASQAGRDGGGGGSAIYAASKAAVMALTRNWAKELGPQGIRINAVCPGLIGTKFHDDFTADQVRTNVANATPLRREGAPEEVADLVAYLAGDEASFMTGNNVDINGGLAFS, from the coding sequence ATGAGTACATTAAAAGGGAAGGTAGCCGTTGTAACTGGCGGTTCACGCGACATAGGACGAGCAATCTGTGTGAAATTAGCGAAAGAAGGTGCTAAAGTAGTTGTAAACTATTTAAATTCTGAAAGCGATAAAGATGAAACACTTGCTGCTATTAAAGCCGTTGGTGGCGAAGCAATCGCTGTGCGTTGCGACGTTTCAAAACAAGAAGATATAGACCATATGGTTGCGGAAACCAAAAAAGCATTTGGTGATACTGTAGATGTTTTGGTAAATAATGCAGGAGGTTTGTTCGCTAGAAAAACCGTTGAAGAATTAGATGAGAAATTTTACAACCTAGTTATGGATGTAAATTTTAAAGGAACCGTATTTGTTACTCAAGCATTTAAGCCTGTAATGAAAAAAGGATCTTCTATTGTAAACTTAGCATCCCAGGCTGGTAGAGATGGCGGCGGCGGTGGTTCTGCAATATATGCAGCTTCTAAAGCAGCAGTAATGGCACTTACCAGAAACTGGGCGAAAGAATTGGGACCACAAGGAATACGTATAAACGCCGTTTGCCCCGGACTAATTGGAACTAAATTTCATGATGATTTTACGGCAGATCAAGTGCGTACTAACGTAGCAAATGCTACTCCTTTACGTAGAGAAGGTGCTCCAGAAGAGGTTGCAGATTTAGTGGCTTACTTGGCTGGTGATGAAGCTTCTTTCATGACAGGAAACAATGTAGACATTAACGGCGGATTGGCATTTAGCTAA